Proteins found in one Panicum hallii strain FIL2 chromosome 4, PHallii_v3.1, whole genome shotgun sequence genomic segment:
- the LOC112888964 gene encoding uncharacterized protein LOC112888964, with protein sequence MATRLASIFSPARSPGSAPAHFLHRALPRFCHRRACPSPSRMSSSSAASPAPPATAAAGGHKPAAAPYGSWRSPITADVVSGAERRLGGIALAGDGRLLWIEGRPEEKGRMVIVKEEDRPVDVIPQEFAARTLAQEYGGGAFAVDKSVVVFSNYKDQRLYKQAIGSAGPPVPVTPDYGAPDISYADGVFDPHFGRYVTVMEDRRKSSLNPTTTIAAINLSGDDVCEPKELIGGNDFYAFPRIDHNKKRMAWIEWSHPNMPWDKSELWVGYFTESGDLAKRVCVAGGNPLLVESPTEPKWSPKGELFFVTDRGSGFWNIYKWVEQTNEIVPVHALDAEFTRPLWVFGISSYDFLGNSNHIIFSYRQQGRSYLGVIDYDSGSVSLLDIPFSDLSNVIAGDDYFYIEGASASIPMSIAKVTLNESKTKVFNFSIVWSSSPDVVQYKPFFSTPELVEFPTSKPGQKAYAYFYPPSNPNFQGLPDEKPPLLVKTHGGPTAETRAVLDLSVQYWTSRGWAYVDVNYGGSTGYGREYRERLLEKWGIVDVDDCCSCARFLVESGKVDGQRLCITGRSAGGYTTLAALAFRDTFKAGASLYGIGDLTLMRAETHKFESHYIDNLVGNEKAYYERSPINFVDQFTCPVILFQGLEDKVVPPDQAQKIYKALKEKGLPVALVEYEGEQHGFRKAENIKFTLEQQMVFFARLVGKFEVADEITPIKIDNFD encoded by the exons ATGGCGACACGCCTCGCCTCCATCTTCTCGCCTGCACGCAGCCCCGGTTccgccccggcccacttcctccaCCGCGCTCTCCCCCGCTTCTGCCACCGGCGAGCCTGCCCCTCGCCGTCCCGCATGTCCTCCTCCTCGGCCGCCTCCCCCGCGCCacccgccacggcggcggccggcggccacaagcccgcggcggcgccgtacGGGTCCTGGAGGTCGCCCATCACAGCCGACGTCGTCTCTGGCGCCGAGAGGCGCCTCGGAGGGATCGCCCTTGCTGGGGATGGACGCCTCCTCTGGATCGAGGGCCGCCCTGAGGAGAAAGG GCGTATGGTTATTGTAAAAGAGGAGGATAGGCCTGTGGATGTCATACCTCAGGAATTTGCGGCACGCACCCTGGCTCAAGAATATGGAGGTGGTGCATTTGCAGTTGACAAAAGTGTTGTTGTGTTCTCGAATTACAAGGATCAACGTCTATACAAGCAAGCAATTGGAA GTGCTGGTCCACCTGTGCCTGTTACACCTGATTATGGTGCGCCGGACATCAGCTATGCTGATGGTGTATTTGATCCTCACTTTGGCCGTTATGTTACTGTGATGGAAG ACCGTCGAAAAAGTAGCTTGAACCCCACTACAACAATTGCTGCTATAAACTTGAGTGGTGATGACGTTTGTG AACCAAAGGAGCTGATCGGTGGCAATGATTTCTATGCTTTTCCTCGCATTGATCATAATAAAAAGCGGATGGCATGGATTGAGTGGAGTCATCCAAACATGCCCTGGGATAAATCAGAACTTTGGGTTGGCTACTTCACTGAAAGCGG AGACTTGGCCAAACGGGTCTGTGTTGCTGGTGGCAATCCGCTGTTGGTTGAATCTCCTACCGAACCTAAGTGGTCTCCTAAAG GAGAACTGTTTTTTGTAACTGACAGAGGGAGTGGATTTTGGAACATTTATAAATGG GTTGAACAAACCAACGAGATTGTTCCAGTGCATGCACTAGATGCTGAATTCACAAGACCATTATGGGTTTTTGGCATCAGCTCATACGATTTTCTTGGAAACAGCAACCACATCATTTTCAGTTACAG GCAGCAAGGAAGGTCATATCTTGGTGTGATTGATTATGATTCAGGTTCCGTTTCATTGCTCGACATCCCTTTCTCTGATTTATCTAATGTG ATTGCTGGAGATGATTACTTTTATATCGAAGGTGCTTCTGCAAGTATTCCAATGTCAATTGCAAAG GTGACATTAAATGAGAGCAAAACAAAAGTATTCAATTTCTCAATAGTCTGGTCCTCCTCACCAGATGTCGTACAATATAAACCTTTCTTCAGCACACCTGAACTTGTTGAGTTCCCTACATCCAAGCCTGGCCAGAAAGCTTATGCCTATTTCTACCCACCTTCAAATCCCAATTTTCAAGGTTTGCCAGATGAGAAACCTCCTTTGCTTGTCAAAACGCATG GAGGACCTACGGCTGAAACGCGTGCAGTTCTGGACCTCAGTGTCCAGTATTGGACAAGTAGAGGGTGGGCATATGTTGATGTTAACTATGGAGGAAGCACTG GTTATGGAAGAGAGTATCGGGAAAGACTATTGGAGAAATGGGGTATTGTCGATGTTGATGACTGTTGCAGTTGTGCAAGATTCCTG GTGGAGAGTGGGAAAGTAGATGGGCAGCGCCTTTGTATTACTGGTAGATCAGCAGGTGGATACACTACTCTTGCTGCACTTGCATTCAGAGACACATTCAAGGCTGGAGCTTCTTTGTATGGT ATTGGTGACTTGACTTTGATGAGAGCGGAGACACACAAATTTGAATCCCACTATATTGACAACCTTGTAG GAAATGAAAAGGCTTACTATGAAAGATCACCAATCAACTTTGTAGATCAGTTTACATGTCCGGTGATTTTATTTCAAGGGTTGGAGGATAAG GTCGTGCCACCAGATCAGGCACAAAAAATATACAAGGCCTTAAAAGAGAAAGGTTTACCTGTTGCTTTGGTGGAATATGAGGGGGAGCAGCACGGGTTCCGCAAG GCCGAGAACATCAAGTTCACCTTGGAGCAGCAGATGGTGTTCTTTGCACGGCTAGTTGGGAAATTTGAGGTGGCAGATGAAATAACTCCAATCAAGATTGACAACTTCGACTGA
- the LOC112890291 gene encoding uncharacterized protein LOC112890291 isoform X4: MQPEALGAAEKATAPYGSWESPITAAAVSAAGRTVEGLAVAGDGRLVWVEKRPEEGGASVLVREAAEPRGKALDVSPQGFAVRTLAQEYGGGSGAFAVQGDTVVFSNYSDQRLYMQTIGDSSPRPLTPDYAASEVRYADGVFDPHFHRYVTIMEDHRNNSSDPVTTIAAVKTSDRDVNEPTILVSGNDFYAFPRVDPSEKRMAWIEWSNPNMSWDKSQLWVGYFSEKGEVQNRICIAGGDPTLVESPTEPKWSSKGELFFITDRQSGFWNIYKWDEQSNVVIQLYALDAEFSKPMWVFGASSYAFVGKNDSSLKIICCYRQNGRSYVGVLDPGSGSFSTLVIPFSSVTNIVSGDECFYIEGASANLPVSIAKVTLDEKRTVTTDFSLIWSSSEDVTEYKSYFSLPEFIEFPTVIPGQHAYAYFYAPYSHSFQGPSDEKPPLLVRTHGGPTEEARGILDLNVQYWTSRGWALVDVNYGGSSGYGREYRERILGQWGAVDVNDCCSCATFLVETGRVDGQRLCITGESAGGFTTLACLAFRQTFKAGCSLYGIADLTSLRAGSHKFEACYTDNLVGNKQAYDERAPINFVDKFTCPLILFHGLEDTVVPPDQTAKIYKAIKDKGLPVALVEYEGEPHGFRKAENIKFTLEQEMVFFARLVGKFKVAGDITPINIQNFD; this comes from the exons ATGCAACCCGAAGCTCTAGGCGCCGCCGAGAAGGCGACCGCGCCGTACGGGTCCTGGGAGTCGCcgatcaccgccgccgccgtctccgccgccgggAGGACCGTCGAggggctcgccgtcgccggcgacgggCGCCTCGTCTGGGTCGAGAAGCGCCCGGAGGAAGGAGG GGCCTCGGTTCTCGTGAGGGAGGCGGCGGAACCCCGGGGTAAAGCTCTGGATGTTTCGCCGCAAGGATTCGCGGTGCGGACTCTCGCCCAGGAGTACGGCGGTGGATCTGGGGCATTCGCCGTGCAAGGGGACACTGTCGTCTTCTCTAACTACAGCGACCAGCGTCTCTATATGCAAACCATCGGAG ATAGCTCACCACGACCGCTGACGCCAGATTATGCCGCGTCAGAAGTCCGCTATGCCGATGGCGTCTTTGATCCTCACTTCCATCGTTATGTAACTATAATGGAAG ATCATCGGAACAATAGCTCAGATCCGGTCACAACCATTGCGGCTGTAAAAACAAGCGATCGAGATGTTAATG AACCAACCATACTGGTCAGTGGCAATGACTTTTATGCCTTCCCACGCGTCGATCCATCTGAGAAACGTATGGcatggattgaatggagtaaCCCGAACATGTCATGGGATAAATCACAACTATGGGTTGGATATTTCTCTGAAAAAGG AGAAGTGCAAAACAGAATTTGCATTGCTGGTGGAGACCCAACATTGGTAGAATCTCCTACTGAACCCAAGTGGTCTTCAAAAG GGGAGCTATTCTTCATAACAGATCGGCAGAGTGGGTTTTGGAATATCTATAAATGG GATGAGCAGAGCAATGTGGTAATACAATTGTATGCTTTGGATGCTGAATTCTCAAAACCAATGTGGGTTTTTGGTGCCAGCTCCTATGCTTTCGTTGGAAAAAATGACTCAAGTCTCAAAATCATTTGTTGTTACAG ACAAAATGGAAGATCATATGTTGGGGTGCTTGACCCCGGTTCGGGATCCTTTTCAACACTTGTCATTCCCTTCTCTTCTGTAACTAACATA GTTTCAGGAGATGAATGCTTCTATATTGAGGGTGCATCTGCTAATCTTCCAGTATCAATAGCAAAG GTAACTTTGGATGAAAAGAGAACAGTGACCACTGATTTCTCTCTAATTTGGTCCTCCTCAGAGGATGTAACAgaatataaatcctattttagcTTGCCTGAATTTATCGAGTTTCCTACTGTAATTCCTGGACAGCATGCATATGCTTATTTCTATGCTCCATATAGTCATAGTTTCCAAGGCCCATCAGATGAAAAGCCTCCATTATTGGTCAGGACTCATG GTGGACCTACAGAGGAAGCACGTGGGATTCTGGATCTTAATGTGCAGTACTGGACAAGCCGAGGATGGGCACTTGTTGATGTCAACTATGGGGGAAGCTCAG GCTATGGGAGAGAATATCGAGAGAGGATTTTAGGGCAATGGGGTGCTGTTGATGTAAATGATTGCTGCAGTTGTGCTACATTCCTG GTGGAGACTGGAAGAGTAGATGGGCAACGGCTTTGCATAACAGGAGAATCTGCCGGTGGATTCACAACTTTAGCTTGTCTTGCTTTCAGACAGACATTCAAAGCTGGTTGTTCTTTATACGGG ATTGCTGACTTAACTTCATTGAGGGCAGGTTCGCACAAGTTCGAGGCATGCTACACTGACAACCTTGTTG GGAACAAACAGGCTTACGATGAGAGAGCACCAATAAACTTTGTCGACAAATTTACGTGCCCATTGATTTTGTTTCATGGATTGGAAGACACA GTTGTACCACCAGATCAGACAGCGAAAATATACAAGGCCATAAAGGACAAAGGCCTTCCCGTTGCTTTAGTTGAGTACGAAGGGGAACCACATGGTTTTCGCAAG GCTGAGAACATCAAATTCACCTTGGAGCAGGAGATGGTGTTCTTTGCAAGATTAGTGGGGAAGTTCAAGGTGGCTGGTGACATTACTCCAATCAATATTCAAAACTTTGATTAG
- the LOC112890291 gene encoding uncharacterized protein LOC112890291 isoform X3, producing the protein MQPEALGAAEKATAPYGSWESPITAAAVSAAGRTVEGLAVAGDGRLVWVEKRPEEGGASVLVREAAEPRGKALDVSPQGFAVRTLAQEYGGGSGAFAVQGDTVVFSNYSDQRLYMQTIGDSSPRPLTPDYAASEVRYADGVFDPHFHRYVTIMEDHRNNSSDPVTTIAAVKTSDRDVNEPTILVSGNDFYAFPRVDPSEKRMAWIEWSNPNMSWDKSQLWVGYFSEKGEVQNRICIAGGDPTLVESPTEPKWSSKGELFFITDRQSGFWNIYKWDEQSNVVIQLYALDAEFSKPMWVFGASSYAFVGKNDSSLKIICCYRQNGRSYVGVLDPGSGSFSTLVIPFSSVTNIVSGDECFYIEGASANLPVSIAKCQVTLDEKRTVTTDFSLIWSSSEDVTEYKSYFSLPEFIEFPTVIPGQHAYAYFYAPYSHSFQGPSDEKPPLLVRTHGGPTEEARGILDLNVQYWTSRGWALVDVNYGGSSGYGREYRERILGQWGAVDVNDCCSCATFLVETGRVDGQRLCITGESAGGFTTLACLAFRQTFKAGCSLYGIADLTSLRAGSHKFEACYTDNLVGNKQAYDERAPINFVDKFTCPLILFHGLEDTVVPPDQTAKIYKAIKDKGLPVALVEYEGEPHGFRKAENIKFTLEQEMVFFARLVGKFKVAGDITPINIQNFD; encoded by the exons ATGCAACCCGAAGCTCTAGGCGCCGCCGAGAAGGCGACCGCGCCGTACGGGTCCTGGGAGTCGCcgatcaccgccgccgccgtctccgccgccgggAGGACCGTCGAggggctcgccgtcgccggcgacgggCGCCTCGTCTGGGTCGAGAAGCGCCCGGAGGAAGGAGG GGCCTCGGTTCTCGTGAGGGAGGCGGCGGAACCCCGGGGTAAAGCTCTGGATGTTTCGCCGCAAGGATTCGCGGTGCGGACTCTCGCCCAGGAGTACGGCGGTGGATCTGGGGCATTCGCCGTGCAAGGGGACACTGTCGTCTTCTCTAACTACAGCGACCAGCGTCTCTATATGCAAACCATCGGAG ATAGCTCACCACGACCGCTGACGCCAGATTATGCCGCGTCAGAAGTCCGCTATGCCGATGGCGTCTTTGATCCTCACTTCCATCGTTATGTAACTATAATGGAAG ATCATCGGAACAATAGCTCAGATCCGGTCACAACCATTGCGGCTGTAAAAACAAGCGATCGAGATGTTAATG AACCAACCATACTGGTCAGTGGCAATGACTTTTATGCCTTCCCACGCGTCGATCCATCTGAGAAACGTATGGcatggattgaatggagtaaCCCGAACATGTCATGGGATAAATCACAACTATGGGTTGGATATTTCTCTGAAAAAGG AGAAGTGCAAAACAGAATTTGCATTGCTGGTGGAGACCCAACATTGGTAGAATCTCCTACTGAACCCAAGTGGTCTTCAAAAG GGGAGCTATTCTTCATAACAGATCGGCAGAGTGGGTTTTGGAATATCTATAAATGG GATGAGCAGAGCAATGTGGTAATACAATTGTATGCTTTGGATGCTGAATTCTCAAAACCAATGTGGGTTTTTGGTGCCAGCTCCTATGCTTTCGTTGGAAAAAATGACTCAAGTCTCAAAATCATTTGTTGTTACAG ACAAAATGGAAGATCATATGTTGGGGTGCTTGACCCCGGTTCGGGATCCTTTTCAACACTTGTCATTCCCTTCTCTTCTGTAACTAACATA GTTTCAGGAGATGAATGCTTCTATATTGAGGGTGCATCTGCTAATCTTCCAGTATCAATAGCAAAG TGCCAGGTAACTTTGGATGAAAAGAGAACAGTGACCACTGATTTCTCTCTAATTTGGTCCTCCTCAGAGGATGTAACAgaatataaatcctattttagcTTGCCTGAATTTATCGAGTTTCCTACTGTAATTCCTGGACAGCATGCATATGCTTATTTCTATGCTCCATATAGTCATAGTTTCCAAGGCCCATCAGATGAAAAGCCTCCATTATTGGTCAGGACTCATG GTGGACCTACAGAGGAAGCACGTGGGATTCTGGATCTTAATGTGCAGTACTGGACAAGCCGAGGATGGGCACTTGTTGATGTCAACTATGGGGGAAGCTCAG GCTATGGGAGAGAATATCGAGAGAGGATTTTAGGGCAATGGGGTGCTGTTGATGTAAATGATTGCTGCAGTTGTGCTACATTCCTG GTGGAGACTGGAAGAGTAGATGGGCAACGGCTTTGCATAACAGGAGAATCTGCCGGTGGATTCACAACTTTAGCTTGTCTTGCTTTCAGACAGACATTCAAAGCTGGTTGTTCTTTATACGGG ATTGCTGACTTAACTTCATTGAGGGCAGGTTCGCACAAGTTCGAGGCATGCTACACTGACAACCTTGTTG GGAACAAACAGGCTTACGATGAGAGAGCACCAATAAACTTTGTCGACAAATTTACGTGCCCATTGATTTTGTTTCATGGATTGGAAGACACA GTTGTACCACCAGATCAGACAGCGAAAATATACAAGGCCATAAAGGACAAAGGCCTTCCCGTTGCTTTAGTTGAGTACGAAGGGGAACCACATGGTTTTCGCAAG GCTGAGAACATCAAATTCACCTTGGAGCAGGAGATGGTGTTCTTTGCAAGATTAGTGGGGAAGTTCAAGGTGGCTGGTGACATTACTCCAATCAATATTCAAAACTTTGATTAG
- the LOC112890291 gene encoding uncharacterized protein LOC112890291 isoform X1, whose translation MQPEALGAAEKATAPYGSWESPITAAAVSAAGRTVEGLAVAGDGRLVWVEKRPEEGGASVLVREAAEPRGKALDVSPQGFAVRTLAQEYGGGSGAFAVQGDTVVFSNYSDQRLYMQTIGDSSPRPLTPDYAASEVRYADGVFDPHFHRYVTIMEDHRNNSSDPVTTIAAVKTSDRDVNEPTILVSGNDFYAFPRVDPSEKRMAWIEWSNPNMSWDKSQLWVGYFSEKGEVQNRICIAGGDPTLVESPTEPKWSSKGELFFITDRQSGFWNIYKWDEQSNVVIQLYALDAEFSKPMWVFGASSYAFVGKNDSSLKIICCYRQNGRSYVGVLDPGSGSFSTLVIPFSSVTNIVSGDECFYIEGASANLPVSIAKCQVTLDEKRTVTTDFSLIWSSSEDVTEYKSYFSLPEFIEFPTVIPGQHAYAYFYAPYSHSFQGPSDEKPPLLVRTHGGPTEEARGILDLNVQYWTSRGWALVDVNYGGSSGYGREYRERILGQWGAVDVNDCCSCATFLVETGRVDGQRLCITGESAGGFTTLACLAFRQTFKAGCSLYGASFHCHFLSFGCSLIQLYLFRWGCVSVYKQIADLTSLRAGSHKFEACYTDNLVGNKQAYDERAPINFVDKFTCPLILFHGLEDTVVPPDQTAKIYKAIKDKGLPVALVEYEGEPHGFRKAENIKFTLEQEMVFFARLVGKFKVAGDITPINIQNFD comes from the exons ATGCAACCCGAAGCTCTAGGCGCCGCCGAGAAGGCGACCGCGCCGTACGGGTCCTGGGAGTCGCcgatcaccgccgccgccgtctccgccgccgggAGGACCGTCGAggggctcgccgtcgccggcgacgggCGCCTCGTCTGGGTCGAGAAGCGCCCGGAGGAAGGAGG GGCCTCGGTTCTCGTGAGGGAGGCGGCGGAACCCCGGGGTAAAGCTCTGGATGTTTCGCCGCAAGGATTCGCGGTGCGGACTCTCGCCCAGGAGTACGGCGGTGGATCTGGGGCATTCGCCGTGCAAGGGGACACTGTCGTCTTCTCTAACTACAGCGACCAGCGTCTCTATATGCAAACCATCGGAG ATAGCTCACCACGACCGCTGACGCCAGATTATGCCGCGTCAGAAGTCCGCTATGCCGATGGCGTCTTTGATCCTCACTTCCATCGTTATGTAACTATAATGGAAG ATCATCGGAACAATAGCTCAGATCCGGTCACAACCATTGCGGCTGTAAAAACAAGCGATCGAGATGTTAATG AACCAACCATACTGGTCAGTGGCAATGACTTTTATGCCTTCCCACGCGTCGATCCATCTGAGAAACGTATGGcatggattgaatggagtaaCCCGAACATGTCATGGGATAAATCACAACTATGGGTTGGATATTTCTCTGAAAAAGG AGAAGTGCAAAACAGAATTTGCATTGCTGGTGGAGACCCAACATTGGTAGAATCTCCTACTGAACCCAAGTGGTCTTCAAAAG GGGAGCTATTCTTCATAACAGATCGGCAGAGTGGGTTTTGGAATATCTATAAATGG GATGAGCAGAGCAATGTGGTAATACAATTGTATGCTTTGGATGCTGAATTCTCAAAACCAATGTGGGTTTTTGGTGCCAGCTCCTATGCTTTCGTTGGAAAAAATGACTCAAGTCTCAAAATCATTTGTTGTTACAG ACAAAATGGAAGATCATATGTTGGGGTGCTTGACCCCGGTTCGGGATCCTTTTCAACACTTGTCATTCCCTTCTCTTCTGTAACTAACATA GTTTCAGGAGATGAATGCTTCTATATTGAGGGTGCATCTGCTAATCTTCCAGTATCAATAGCAAAG TGCCAGGTAACTTTGGATGAAAAGAGAACAGTGACCACTGATTTCTCTCTAATTTGGTCCTCCTCAGAGGATGTAACAgaatataaatcctattttagcTTGCCTGAATTTATCGAGTTTCCTACTGTAATTCCTGGACAGCATGCATATGCTTATTTCTATGCTCCATATAGTCATAGTTTCCAAGGCCCATCAGATGAAAAGCCTCCATTATTGGTCAGGACTCATG GTGGACCTACAGAGGAAGCACGTGGGATTCTGGATCTTAATGTGCAGTACTGGACAAGCCGAGGATGGGCACTTGTTGATGTCAACTATGGGGGAAGCTCAG GCTATGGGAGAGAATATCGAGAGAGGATTTTAGGGCAATGGGGTGCTGTTGATGTAAATGATTGCTGCAGTTGTGCTACATTCCTG GTGGAGACTGGAAGAGTAGATGGGCAACGGCTTTGCATAACAGGAGAATCTGCCGGTGGATTCACAACTTTAGCTTGTCTTGCTTTCAGACAGACATTCAAAGCTGGTTGTTCTTTATACGGGGCAAGTTTCCACTGTCATTTTCTCTCATTTGGCTGCAGCTTAATCCAACTATACTTATTCAGGTGGGGTTGTGTCTCTGTTTATAAGCAGATTGCTGACTTAACTTCATTGAGGGCAGGTTCGCACAAGTTCGAGGCATGCTACACTGACAACCTTGTTG GGAACAAACAGGCTTACGATGAGAGAGCACCAATAAACTTTGTCGACAAATTTACGTGCCCATTGATTTTGTTTCATGGATTGGAAGACACA GTTGTACCACCAGATCAGACAGCGAAAATATACAAGGCCATAAAGGACAAAGGCCTTCCCGTTGCTTTAGTTGAGTACGAAGGGGAACCACATGGTTTTCGCAAG GCTGAGAACATCAAATTCACCTTGGAGCAGGAGATGGTGTTCTTTGCAAGATTAGTGGGGAAGTTCAAGGTGGCTGGTGACATTACTCCAATCAATATTCAAAACTTTGATTAG
- the LOC112890291 gene encoding uncharacterized protein LOC112890291 isoform X2 codes for MQPEALGAAEKATAPYGSWESPITAAAVSAAGRTVEGLAVAGDGRLVWVEKRPEEGGASVLVREAAEPRGKALDVSPQGFAVRTLAQEYGGGSGAFAVQGDTVVFSNYSDQRLYMQTIGDSSPRPLTPDYAASEVRYADGVFDPHFHRYVTIMEDHRNNSSDPVTTIAAVKTSDRDVNEPTILVSGNDFYAFPRVDPSEKRMAWIEWSNPNMSWDKSQLWVGYFSEKGEVQNRICIAGGDPTLVESPTEPKWSSKGELFFITDRQSGFWNIYKWDEQSNVVIQLYALDAEFSKPMWVFGASSYAFVGKNDSSLKIICCYRQNGRSYVGVLDPGSGSFSTLVIPFSSVTNIVSGDECFYIEGASANLPVSIAKVTLDEKRTVTTDFSLIWSSSEDVTEYKSYFSLPEFIEFPTVIPGQHAYAYFYAPYSHSFQGPSDEKPPLLVRTHGGPTEEARGILDLNVQYWTSRGWALVDVNYGGSSGYGREYRERILGQWGAVDVNDCCSCATFLVETGRVDGQRLCITGESAGGFTTLACLAFRQTFKAGCSLYGASFHCHFLSFGCSLIQLYLFRWGCVSVYKQIADLTSLRAGSHKFEACYTDNLVGNKQAYDERAPINFVDKFTCPLILFHGLEDTVVPPDQTAKIYKAIKDKGLPVALVEYEGEPHGFRKAENIKFTLEQEMVFFARLVGKFKVAGDITPINIQNFD; via the exons ATGCAACCCGAAGCTCTAGGCGCCGCCGAGAAGGCGACCGCGCCGTACGGGTCCTGGGAGTCGCcgatcaccgccgccgccgtctccgccgccgggAGGACCGTCGAggggctcgccgtcgccggcgacgggCGCCTCGTCTGGGTCGAGAAGCGCCCGGAGGAAGGAGG GGCCTCGGTTCTCGTGAGGGAGGCGGCGGAACCCCGGGGTAAAGCTCTGGATGTTTCGCCGCAAGGATTCGCGGTGCGGACTCTCGCCCAGGAGTACGGCGGTGGATCTGGGGCATTCGCCGTGCAAGGGGACACTGTCGTCTTCTCTAACTACAGCGACCAGCGTCTCTATATGCAAACCATCGGAG ATAGCTCACCACGACCGCTGACGCCAGATTATGCCGCGTCAGAAGTCCGCTATGCCGATGGCGTCTTTGATCCTCACTTCCATCGTTATGTAACTATAATGGAAG ATCATCGGAACAATAGCTCAGATCCGGTCACAACCATTGCGGCTGTAAAAACAAGCGATCGAGATGTTAATG AACCAACCATACTGGTCAGTGGCAATGACTTTTATGCCTTCCCACGCGTCGATCCATCTGAGAAACGTATGGcatggattgaatggagtaaCCCGAACATGTCATGGGATAAATCACAACTATGGGTTGGATATTTCTCTGAAAAAGG AGAAGTGCAAAACAGAATTTGCATTGCTGGTGGAGACCCAACATTGGTAGAATCTCCTACTGAACCCAAGTGGTCTTCAAAAG GGGAGCTATTCTTCATAACAGATCGGCAGAGTGGGTTTTGGAATATCTATAAATGG GATGAGCAGAGCAATGTGGTAATACAATTGTATGCTTTGGATGCTGAATTCTCAAAACCAATGTGGGTTTTTGGTGCCAGCTCCTATGCTTTCGTTGGAAAAAATGACTCAAGTCTCAAAATCATTTGTTGTTACAG ACAAAATGGAAGATCATATGTTGGGGTGCTTGACCCCGGTTCGGGATCCTTTTCAACACTTGTCATTCCCTTCTCTTCTGTAACTAACATA GTTTCAGGAGATGAATGCTTCTATATTGAGGGTGCATCTGCTAATCTTCCAGTATCAATAGCAAAG GTAACTTTGGATGAAAAGAGAACAGTGACCACTGATTTCTCTCTAATTTGGTCCTCCTCAGAGGATGTAACAgaatataaatcctattttagcTTGCCTGAATTTATCGAGTTTCCTACTGTAATTCCTGGACAGCATGCATATGCTTATTTCTATGCTCCATATAGTCATAGTTTCCAAGGCCCATCAGATGAAAAGCCTCCATTATTGGTCAGGACTCATG GTGGACCTACAGAGGAAGCACGTGGGATTCTGGATCTTAATGTGCAGTACTGGACAAGCCGAGGATGGGCACTTGTTGATGTCAACTATGGGGGAAGCTCAG GCTATGGGAGAGAATATCGAGAGAGGATTTTAGGGCAATGGGGTGCTGTTGATGTAAATGATTGCTGCAGTTGTGCTACATTCCTG GTGGAGACTGGAAGAGTAGATGGGCAACGGCTTTGCATAACAGGAGAATCTGCCGGTGGATTCACAACTTTAGCTTGTCTTGCTTTCAGACAGACATTCAAAGCTGGTTGTTCTTTATACGGGGCAAGTTTCCACTGTCATTTTCTCTCATTTGGCTGCAGCTTAATCCAACTATACTTATTCAGGTGGGGTTGTGTCTCTGTTTATAAGCAGATTGCTGACTTAACTTCATTGAGGGCAGGTTCGCACAAGTTCGAGGCATGCTACACTGACAACCTTGTTG GGAACAAACAGGCTTACGATGAGAGAGCACCAATAAACTTTGTCGACAAATTTACGTGCCCATTGATTTTGTTTCATGGATTGGAAGACACA GTTGTACCACCAGATCAGACAGCGAAAATATACAAGGCCATAAAGGACAAAGGCCTTCCCGTTGCTTTAGTTGAGTACGAAGGGGAACCACATGGTTTTCGCAAG GCTGAGAACATCAAATTCACCTTGGAGCAGGAGATGGTGTTCTTTGCAAGATTAGTGGGGAAGTTCAAGGTGGCTGGTGACATTACTCCAATCAATATTCAAAACTTTGATTAG